In Helianthus annuus cultivar XRQ/B chromosome 3, HanXRQr2.0-SUNRISE, whole genome shotgun sequence, a single window of DNA contains:
- the LOC110931256 gene encoding serine/threonine-protein kinase PBS1, whose product MGCAVGVQKLEHLKIPLEDIKAATESFDIKYRIGSGGYGEVYKAKLKIKCKDEHPYMPSNVAIKRITMSKCKHPNIVSLLGFCVEDSEMLLVYELVSKGSLDEYLASVDRMIDFTWKKRLRLCIDIAQGLKHMHTTMECQNGIIHRDIKSANILLGENLEAKIADFGLSRVHHGNEGVSTINTQTLAGTDFYLDPEYARTGRLKKASDIYSFGVVLFEIFSGKLAYDSSYIKTNEKGLAAIARRHFKKGTLKEILDPKMMDDAHEFGFIGKVKPDNDSLNVFSRIAYECLAKTQLDRPTIEVIIKELEKSLNFQENRIKTLNISLGRIKLGVEYFGCNRMLYKGKVKYNNGHQRVIVKRFSRIWYLVDSGLSSDRGFLEEFEVLFKYKHENIIGLAGYCNKMDEKVILNENASKGSLDRYLDDISFSWTKRLKICIDIANGLKFLHGGDLGQDVVIHRDIKSSNILLDKDCKAKICGFERALVYPSNQGKEIVYAIDNIKGSSGYMDPLYEETRILTKESDIYSFGVVLIEILCGGLGLPEELRSSHYVSYALFKGRSTEEALMKIVFKGIKEQIGRKSFTIFHRIALQCLLHERKGRPTSSDVVVHLQKALEFQEAYELRRAKMHRIHKEIISMSRENHSSMAKRDIYNILSKGILLEDDKREIIQVLKGTLDLEQFIQDEEDYGMSLSHNQRQ is encoded by the exons ATGGGGTGTGCGGTTGGA GTGCAAAAGCTGGAACATCTAAAGATTCCGCTCGAGGATATAAAAGCAGCCACAGAGAGTTTTGACATAAAATATCGTATTGGGTCAGGAGGATATGGTGAAGTGTACAAAGCGAAACTCAAAATAAAGTGTAAAGATGAACATCCTTATATGCCTAGCAATGTAGCTATAAAGCGCATCACAA TGAGTAAATGTAAGCATCCCAACATAGTCTCGCTTCTTGGATTTTGTGTTGAAGATAGTGAAATGCTTCTTGTCTACGAGCTTGTTTCTAAGGGAAGTTTGGATGAATATTTGGCAAGCGTTGATAGGATGATTGATTTTACATGGAAAAAACGTCTACGTTTGTGCATTGATATAGCACAAGGATTGAAACACATGCACACAACCATGGAGTGCCAAAATGGGATAATACATCGAGATATAAAAAGCGCCAATATTCTGTTGGGTGAAAATTTAGAAGCCAAAATTGCTGACTTCGGGCTCTCTAGAGTTCACCATGGGAATGAAGGGGTAAGCACCATCAATACGCAAACTCTTGCTGGCACAGACTTCTACTTGGATCCAGAATATGCAAGGACAGGTAGATTAAAAAAAGCATCAGATATTTACTCCTTTGGAGTAGTTTTATTTGAGATCTTCTCAGGGAAGTTGGCCTATGATTCAAGCTACATTAAGACAAATGAGAAGGGGCTTGCAGCCATCGCACGAAGACACTTCAAAAAAGGAACACTAAAAGAAATATTAGATCCAAAAATGATGGATGATGCTCATGAATTTGGTTTTATTGGAAAAGTAAAACCTGATAATGATTCTTTGAATGTATTTTCAAGAATTGCATATGAATGTTTGGCAAAAACTCAACTCGACCGTCCAACAATTGAAGTCATCATCAAGGAACTTGAGAAATCATTAAATTTCCAA GAAAACCGAATAAAAACCCTCAATATTTCATTAGGACGCATAAAATTGGGCGTAGAATACTTCGGTTGCAACAGAATGCTTTACAAAGGAAAAGTTAAATACAATAATGGGCATCAAAGAGTTATTGTAAAGAGGTTTAGTCGCATTTGGTATTTAGTTGATTCCGGGTTATCATCGGATCGTGGTTTTCTTGAAGAGTTTGAAGTTCTTTTCAAATATAAACATGAGAATATCATTGGTCTTGCGGGCTATTGTAATAAAATGGATGAAAAAGTTATTCTCAATGAGAATGCCTCCAAGGGAAGTCTCGATAGATATTTGGATGATATTAGTTTTTCATGGACTAAACGACTTAAGATATGCATTGATATTGCAAACGGGTTGAAGTTCCTGCATGGAGGTGATTTAGGGCAAGATGTGGTGATACATAGAGACATAAAAAGTTCCAACATTCTACTAGATAAGGATTGTAAAGCAAAAATTTGCGGGTTTGAGCGTGCCTTAGTATATCCATCAAATCAGGGGAAGGAGATTGTGTATGCCATCGACAATATTAAAGGCTCGAGTGGCTATATGGATCCGTTGTATGAAGAAACACGTATCTTGACCAAAGAATCTGATATTTATTCATTTGGTGTGGTTTTAATCGAAATATTGTGTGGGGGTTTGGGGCTTCCGGAGGAGTTGAGATCTAGCCATTATGTTTCATACGCTTTGTTTAAAGGTCGCTCTACAGAAGAAGCACTTATGAAGATAGTGTTTAAGGGAATAAAGGAACAAATCGGGCGAAAGTCATTCACTATATTTCACAGGATCGCACTACAATGCTTACTCCATGAGAGAAAAGGACGACCAACATCTAGTGATGTGGTTGTTCACCTTCAAAAAGCTTTGGAATTCCAA GAGGCTTATGAATTGCGAAGGGCCAAAATGCATAGAATCCACAAAGAAATAATCTCCATGTCCCGTGAGAATCACTCTTCAATGGCGAAAAGAGATATCTATAACATACTCTCCAAGGGAATCCTCCTTGAAGATGACAAACGG GAGATAATTCAAGTCCTAAAGGGAACTCTGGATCTGGAACAATTCATTCAGGATGAAGAGGATTATGGCATGTCATTATCACATAATCAAAGACAATAA
- the LOC110931255 gene encoding uncharacterized protein LOC110931255 → MSEIIGLTSAKDICLALEAAYNNCSVERVYTLQDTLRQMQKGSSTITEYGRKFKSFCDQLAAIGHPPSENDKFHWFLRGLGNEFQNFATVHRALSGTSVFGDLLAKAENHELFVQTMNVSSTPPPAFTAQSVKSGNSSRNFQSSYSTNRGRSRGMGCGRVRHPPHCQLCRKDGHYANMCPILSTFAQRAPTLDANLA, encoded by the coding sequence ATGTCTGAAATCATCGGACTCACCTCTGCCAAAGACATTTGTCTTGCTCTCGAAGCTGCTTACAACAATTGTTCAGTGGAGCGTGTTTACACTCTTCAAGACACCCTCCGACAGATGCAAAAAGGATCCTCCACTATTACCGAATATGGTCGCAAGTTTAAATCTTTCTGTGACCAACTTGCCGCCATCGGCCACCCACCATCCGAGAATGACAAATTTCACTGGTTCCTTCGGGGCCTAGGAAATGAATTTCAAAACTTCGCCACAGTCCACCGTGCACTCTCCGGTACAAGTGTCTTTGGTGATCTCCTTGCCAAAGCCGAGAATCATGAGTTATTTGTTCAAACCATGAATGTTTCTTCCACACCACCACCAGCCTTCACGGCCCAATCCGTCAAATCTGGTAACTCATCTCGTAACTTTCAATCCTCCTATTCTACTAACCGTGGTCGCTCTCGTGGCATGGGATGTGGTCGTGTTCGACATCCACCCCACTGCCAATTATGCAGGAAGGATGGGCATTATGCAAACATGTGTCCAATTCTTTCCACCTTTGCACAACGTGCACCCACCCTTGATGCCAATCTTGCATAA